From Paraburkholderia sabiae, a single genomic window includes:
- a CDS encoding RidA family protein has product MANVYDKLKELGIELPVAGAPAAAYVMSAQSGNTVYLSGHIAKKDGKVWVGKLGDNLSTEEGKAAARSIAIDLLATLHAHVGDLNRVTRVVKLMSLVNSTLDFTEQHIVTNGASELIADVFGEQGKHARSAFGVAQIPLGACVEIELIAEVQ; this is encoded by the coding sequence ATGGCTAACGTATATGACAAGCTGAAGGAACTGGGCATCGAACTGCCCGTCGCGGGCGCGCCCGCTGCTGCTTACGTGATGAGCGCGCAAAGCGGCAACACGGTCTACCTGTCCGGCCACATCGCGAAGAAAGACGGCAAGGTGTGGGTCGGCAAGCTCGGCGACAACCTGAGCACGGAAGAAGGCAAAGCTGCTGCGCGCTCGATCGCGATCGATCTGCTCGCGACGCTGCACGCACATGTCGGCGACCTGAACCGCGTGACGCGCGTCGTCAAGCTGATGAGCCTCGTGAACTCGACGCTCGATTTCACGGAACAGCACATCGTGACGAACGGCGCATCGGAACTGATCGCCGACGTGTTCGGCGAGCAAGGCAAGCATGCGCGCTCGGCATTCGGCGTCGCGCAGATTCCGCTCGGCGCGTGCGTCGAAATCGAACTGATCGCTGAAGTTCAGTAA
- a CDS encoding PhzF family phenazine biosynthesis protein, with protein sequence MQEQTVRFKQVDVFTSVPFKGNPLAVIFDADGLDTEQMQAIAHWTNLSETTFLLQPTDPSADYRVRIFTTHGELPFAGHPTLGSAHAWREAGNQPKQPGRMVQQCAAGLIELTQDNSRDGVWAFAAPPARVTPLADSEYAALAEALRSDAIDFTAQPCAVDNGPQWLVVRMNSAAACLALDPDVAALGRVALTVGARGLAVYGPHEANGPATFELRCLMMGGGLGIGEDPVTGSANAALAGLLTAQNTRPGMQYTVRQGTALGRAGNVYVRYDDAANKIWIGGASVTIVDGTFRLP encoded by the coding sequence ATGCAAGAGCAAACCGTTCGCTTCAAACAGGTCGACGTGTTCACGTCGGTGCCGTTCAAGGGCAATCCCCTCGCGGTGATTTTCGACGCGGACGGTCTCGACACCGAACAGATGCAGGCCATCGCACACTGGACGAATCTGTCGGAAACAACGTTTCTGCTACAGCCGACCGACCCGTCGGCCGATTATCGCGTGCGCATCTTCACGACGCACGGCGAGTTGCCCTTCGCGGGTCATCCGACGCTCGGCTCGGCGCACGCATGGCGCGAAGCGGGCAACCAGCCGAAGCAGCCCGGCCGTATGGTGCAGCAATGCGCGGCAGGGTTGATCGAACTGACGCAGGACAATAGCCGCGACGGCGTGTGGGCATTCGCCGCGCCGCCAGCGCGCGTCACGCCGCTCGCCGACAGCGAGTACGCTGCGCTCGCAGAAGCGCTGCGCAGCGATGCAATCGATTTCACCGCTCAGCCATGTGCCGTCGACAACGGTCCGCAATGGCTCGTCGTCCGTATGAATTCGGCGGCGGCATGTCTCGCGCTCGATCCCGATGTGGCGGCGCTCGGGCGTGTCGCGCTGACCGTAGGCGCGCGCGGCCTCGCGGTGTACGGTCCGCATGAGGCTAACGGCCCGGCCACCTTCGAGTTGCGCTGTCTGATGATGGGCGGCGGCCTCGGCATCGGGGAAGACCCTGTGACGGGTAGCGCGAACGCCGCGCTCGCCGGACTGCTGACCGCGCAGAACACGCGGCCCGGCATGCAATACACGGTACGTCAGGGCACAGCGCTCGGCCGCGCCGGCAACGTCTACGTCCGCTATGACGACGCAGCGAACAAGATATGGATCGGCGGCGCTTCCGTGACGATCGTCGACGGCACGTTTCGTCTGCCGTGA